In Oreochromis aureus strain Israel breed Guangdong linkage group 20, ZZ_aureus, whole genome shotgun sequence, the following are encoded in one genomic region:
- the gabrd gene encoding gamma-aminobutyric acid receptor subunit delta isoform X3, with amino-acid sequence MLLTLPEVLPDFPCGRVTGQPLKAAVFVFFRAMLSDVGDYVGPPVNVAMAIEVASIDHISEANMEYTMTVFLRQSWHDDRLSYNHTNKTLGLDSRFVDKLWLPDTFIVNAKSAWFHDVTVENKLIRLQPNGVILYSSRITSTVACDMDLTKYPMDEQECMLDLESYGYSSEDIVYHWSESQRHIHGLDKLELSQFTITDYRFDTEMMNFKSAGRFPRLSLRFQLRRNRGVYIIQSYMPSILLVAMSWVSFWISQSAVPARVSLGITTVLTMTTLMVSARSSLPRASAIKALDVYFWICYVFVFAALIEYAFAHYNADYRLKEKAKVKASKLSSESIVKNGKQAMVLFSLSVTGMNQGVVISSRHGRAQRSSSEIPGEGGTEETEPRRRRSRQPEEREEEKKKCCSKCVCKPIDADTIDIYARAVFPFTFAVVNVIYWVAYTM; translated from the exons ATGCTACTAACTCTACCTGAAGTTCTGCCAGACTTTCCCTGTGGACGTGTGACTGGACAACCACTGaaggctgctgtgtttgttttctttagggccatgctgAGTGACGTTGGGGACTATGTAG GTCCGCCCGTGAACGTGGCCATGGCTATAGAAGTAGCCAGCATTGACCACATCTCTGAAGCCAACATG GAATACACCATGACTGTGTTCCTGCGGCAGAGCTGGCACGATGACCGCCTGTCCTACAATCACACTAACAAGACTCTCGGACTGGACAGTCGGTTTGTGGACAAGCTGTGGCTGCCCGACACCTTCATCGTTAACGCCAAATCTGCTTGGTTTCACGATGTGACCGTAGAGAACAAGCTGATCCGGCTGCAGCCTAACGGAGTGATTCTATATAGCAGCCG AATCACCTCGACAGTGGCGTGTGACATGGACCTTACCAAGTATCCCATGGACGAACAGGAATGCATGCTGGATTTGGAAAGCT aTGGTTACTCCTCAGAGGATATTGTGTATCACTGGTCGGAGAGTCAGAGACACATTCACGGTTTGGACAAATTAGAGCTTTCCCAGTTCACCATCACGGACTACCGCTTTGACACTGAGATGATGAATTTCAAATCAG CGGGACGCTTTCCGAGGCTCAGTCTTCGCTTCCAGCTGAGACGTAATCGAGGCGTCTACATCATCCAGTCGTACATGCCTTCGATATTACTGGTTGCAATGTCCTGGGTGTCCTTCTGGATCAGCCAATCAGCAGTTCCAGCTCGTGTATCCTTAG GGATTACAACCGTTCTAACCATGACCACGCTGATGGTAAGCGCCCGCTCGTCCTTGCCCCGAGCGTCCGCCATCAAGGCGTTAGATGTCTACTTCTGGATCTGTTACGTGTTTGTGTTTGCGGCCCTCATCGAGTACGCCTTTGCTCACTACAACGCTGACTACCGACTCAAAGAGAAAGCCAAGGTCAAGGCCAGCAAGCTCAGCTCCGAG TCTATCGTAAAGAACGGCAAACAGGCAATGGTTCTGTTTTCCCTGTCAGTCACCGGCATGAATCAGGGCGTGGTCATTTCCAGCCGCCACGGTCGAGCCCAGCGTTCCAGCAGCGAAATTCCCGGGGAGGGTGGAACGGAGGAGACGGAGCCGAGGCGGAGAAGGTCCAGGCAACCGGAGGAGCGcgaggaagagaagaagaagtgcTGTTCCAAGTGTGTCTGCAAGCCCATTGATGCAGACACCATCGACATCTATGCCAGGGCCGTGTTTCCTTTCACTTTCGCCGTGGTGAACGTGATCTACTGGGTGGCGTACACCATGTGA
- the gabrd gene encoding gamma-aminobutyric acid receptor subunit delta isoform X2: MEIPTFLLSSLALLFVGGDIFTRAMLSDVGDYVGTDIEISWLPNLDDLMKGYARNFRPGIGGPPVNVAMAIEVASIDHISEANMEYTMTVFLRQSWHDDRLSYNHTNKTLGLDSRFVDKLWLPDTFIVNAKSAWFHDVTVENKLIRLQPNGVILYSSRITSTVACDMDLTKYPMDEQECMLDLESYGYSSEDIVYHWSESQRHIHGLDKLELSQFTITDYRFDTEMMNFKSAGRFPRLSLRFQLRRNRGVYIIQSYMPSILLVAMSWVSFWISQSAVPARVSLGITTVLTMTTLMVSARSSLPRASAIKALDVYFWICYVFVFAALIEYAFAHYNADYRLKEKAKVKASKLSSESIVKNGKQAMVLFSLSVTGMNQGVVISSRHGRAQRSSSEIPGEGGTEETEPRRRRSRQPEEREEEKKKCCSKCVCKPIDADTIDIYARAVFPFTFAVVNVIYWVAYTM, from the exons ATGGAGATCCCAACTTTCCTGCTTTCCAGTCTCGCTCTGCTCTTCGTCGGAGGAGATATTTTCACCAG ggccatgctgAGTGACGTTGGGGACTATGTAGGTACAGACATTGAAATATCCTGGTTACCTAATCTGGATGATTTAATGAAGGGCTATGCCAGAAATTTTCGCCCTGGGATAGGAG GTCCGCCCGTGAACGTGGCCATGGCTATAGAAGTAGCCAGCATTGACCACATCTCTGAAGCCAACATG GAATACACCATGACTGTGTTCCTGCGGCAGAGCTGGCACGATGACCGCCTGTCCTACAATCACACTAACAAGACTCTCGGACTGGACAGTCGGTTTGTGGACAAGCTGTGGCTGCCCGACACCTTCATCGTTAACGCCAAATCTGCTTGGTTTCACGATGTGACCGTAGAGAACAAGCTGATCCGGCTGCAGCCTAACGGAGTGATTCTATATAGCAGCCG AATCACCTCGACAGTGGCGTGTGACATGGACCTTACCAAGTATCCCATGGACGAACAGGAATGCATGCTGGATTTGGAAAGCT aTGGTTACTCCTCAGAGGATATTGTGTATCACTGGTCGGAGAGTCAGAGACACATTCACGGTTTGGACAAATTAGAGCTTTCCCAGTTCACCATCACGGACTACCGCTTTGACACTGAGATGATGAATTTCAAATCAG CGGGACGCTTTCCGAGGCTCAGTCTTCGCTTCCAGCTGAGACGTAATCGAGGCGTCTACATCATCCAGTCGTACATGCCTTCGATATTACTGGTTGCAATGTCCTGGGTGTCCTTCTGGATCAGCCAATCAGCAGTTCCAGCTCGTGTATCCTTAG GGATTACAACCGTTCTAACCATGACCACGCTGATGGTAAGCGCCCGCTCGTCCTTGCCCCGAGCGTCCGCCATCAAGGCGTTAGATGTCTACTTCTGGATCTGTTACGTGTTTGTGTTTGCGGCCCTCATCGAGTACGCCTTTGCTCACTACAACGCTGACTACCGACTCAAAGAGAAAGCCAAGGTCAAGGCCAGCAAGCTCAGCTCCGAG TCTATCGTAAAGAACGGCAAACAGGCAATGGTTCTGTTTTCCCTGTCAGTCACCGGCATGAATCAGGGCGTGGTCATTTCCAGCCGCCACGGTCGAGCCCAGCGTTCCAGCAGCGAAATTCCCGGGGAGGGTGGAACGGAGGAGACGGAGCCGAGGCGGAGAAGGTCCAGGCAACCGGAGGAGCGcgaggaagagaagaagaagtgcTGTTCCAAGTGTGTCTGCAAGCCCATTGATGCAGACACCATCGACATCTATGCCAGGGCCGTGTTTCCTTTCACTTTCGCCGTGGTGAACGTGATCTACTGGGTGGCGTACACCATGTGA
- the gabrd gene encoding gamma-aminobutyric acid receptor subunit delta isoform X5, with the protein MAIEVASIDHISEANMEYTMTVFLRQSWHDDRLSYNHTNKTLGLDSRFVDKLWLPDTFIVNAKSAWFHDVTVENKLIRLQPNGVILYSSRITSTVACDMDLTKYPMDEQECMLDLESYGYSSEDIVYHWSESQRHIHGLDKLELSQFTITDYRFDTEMMNFKSAGRFPRLSLRFQLRRNRGVYIIQSYMPSILLVAMSWVSFWISQSAVPARVSLGITTVLTMTTLMVSARSSLPRASAIKALDVYFWICYVFVFAALIEYAFAHYNADYRLKEKAKVKASKLSSESIVKNGKQAMVLFSLSVTGMNQGVVISSRHGRAQRSSSEIPGEGGTEETEPRRRRSRQPEEREEEKKKCCSKCVCKPIDADTIDIYARAVFPFTFAVVNVIYWVAYTM; encoded by the exons ATGGCTATAGAAGTAGCCAGCATTGACCACATCTCTGAAGCCAACATG GAATACACCATGACTGTGTTCCTGCGGCAGAGCTGGCACGATGACCGCCTGTCCTACAATCACACTAACAAGACTCTCGGACTGGACAGTCGGTTTGTGGACAAGCTGTGGCTGCCCGACACCTTCATCGTTAACGCCAAATCTGCTTGGTTTCACGATGTGACCGTAGAGAACAAGCTGATCCGGCTGCAGCCTAACGGAGTGATTCTATATAGCAGCCG AATCACCTCGACAGTGGCGTGTGACATGGACCTTACCAAGTATCCCATGGACGAACAGGAATGCATGCTGGATTTGGAAAGCT aTGGTTACTCCTCAGAGGATATTGTGTATCACTGGTCGGAGAGTCAGAGACACATTCACGGTTTGGACAAATTAGAGCTTTCCCAGTTCACCATCACGGACTACCGCTTTGACACTGAGATGATGAATTTCAAATCAG CGGGACGCTTTCCGAGGCTCAGTCTTCGCTTCCAGCTGAGACGTAATCGAGGCGTCTACATCATCCAGTCGTACATGCCTTCGATATTACTGGTTGCAATGTCCTGGGTGTCCTTCTGGATCAGCCAATCAGCAGTTCCAGCTCGTGTATCCTTAG GGATTACAACCGTTCTAACCATGACCACGCTGATGGTAAGCGCCCGCTCGTCCTTGCCCCGAGCGTCCGCCATCAAGGCGTTAGATGTCTACTTCTGGATCTGTTACGTGTTTGTGTTTGCGGCCCTCATCGAGTACGCCTTTGCTCACTACAACGCTGACTACCGACTCAAAGAGAAAGCCAAGGTCAAGGCCAGCAAGCTCAGCTCCGAG TCTATCGTAAAGAACGGCAAACAGGCAATGGTTCTGTTTTCCCTGTCAGTCACCGGCATGAATCAGGGCGTGGTCATTTCCAGCCGCCACGGTCGAGCCCAGCGTTCCAGCAGCGAAATTCCCGGGGAGGGTGGAACGGAGGAGACGGAGCCGAGGCGGAGAAGGTCCAGGCAACCGGAGGAGCGcgaggaagagaagaagaagtgcTGTTCCAAGTGTGTCTGCAAGCCCATTGATGCAGACACCATCGACATCTATGCCAGGGCCGTGTTTCCTTTCACTTTCGCCGTGGTGAACGTGATCTACTGGGTGGCGTACACCATGTGA
- the gabrd gene encoding gamma-aminobutyric acid receptor subunit delta isoform X4 has protein sequence MEIPTFLLSSLALLFVGGDIFTRAMLSDVGDYVGPPVNVAMAIEVASIDHISEANMEYTMTVFLRQSWHDDRLSYNHTNKTLGLDSRFVDKLWLPDTFIVNAKSAWFHDVTVENKLIRLQPNGVILYSSRITSTVACDMDLTKYPMDEQECMLDLESYGYSSEDIVYHWSESQRHIHGLDKLELSQFTITDYRFDTEMMNFKSAGRFPRLSLRFQLRRNRGVYIIQSYMPSILLVAMSWVSFWISQSAVPARVSLGITTVLTMTTLMVSARSSLPRASAIKALDVYFWICYVFVFAALIEYAFAHYNADYRLKEKAKVKASKLSSESIVKNGKQAMVLFSLSVTGMNQGVVISSRHGRAQRSSSEIPGEGGTEETEPRRRRSRQPEEREEEKKKCCSKCVCKPIDADTIDIYARAVFPFTFAVVNVIYWVAYTM, from the exons ATGGAGATCCCAACTTTCCTGCTTTCCAGTCTCGCTCTGCTCTTCGTCGGAGGAGATATTTTCACCAG ggccatgctgAGTGACGTTGGGGACTATGTAG GTCCGCCCGTGAACGTGGCCATGGCTATAGAAGTAGCCAGCATTGACCACATCTCTGAAGCCAACATG GAATACACCATGACTGTGTTCCTGCGGCAGAGCTGGCACGATGACCGCCTGTCCTACAATCACACTAACAAGACTCTCGGACTGGACAGTCGGTTTGTGGACAAGCTGTGGCTGCCCGACACCTTCATCGTTAACGCCAAATCTGCTTGGTTTCACGATGTGACCGTAGAGAACAAGCTGATCCGGCTGCAGCCTAACGGAGTGATTCTATATAGCAGCCG AATCACCTCGACAGTGGCGTGTGACATGGACCTTACCAAGTATCCCATGGACGAACAGGAATGCATGCTGGATTTGGAAAGCT aTGGTTACTCCTCAGAGGATATTGTGTATCACTGGTCGGAGAGTCAGAGACACATTCACGGTTTGGACAAATTAGAGCTTTCCCAGTTCACCATCACGGACTACCGCTTTGACACTGAGATGATGAATTTCAAATCAG CGGGACGCTTTCCGAGGCTCAGTCTTCGCTTCCAGCTGAGACGTAATCGAGGCGTCTACATCATCCAGTCGTACATGCCTTCGATATTACTGGTTGCAATGTCCTGGGTGTCCTTCTGGATCAGCCAATCAGCAGTTCCAGCTCGTGTATCCTTAG GGATTACAACCGTTCTAACCATGACCACGCTGATGGTAAGCGCCCGCTCGTCCTTGCCCCGAGCGTCCGCCATCAAGGCGTTAGATGTCTACTTCTGGATCTGTTACGTGTTTGTGTTTGCGGCCCTCATCGAGTACGCCTTTGCTCACTACAACGCTGACTACCGACTCAAAGAGAAAGCCAAGGTCAAGGCCAGCAAGCTCAGCTCCGAG TCTATCGTAAAGAACGGCAAACAGGCAATGGTTCTGTTTTCCCTGTCAGTCACCGGCATGAATCAGGGCGTGGTCATTTCCAGCCGCCACGGTCGAGCCCAGCGTTCCAGCAGCGAAATTCCCGGGGAGGGTGGAACGGAGGAGACGGAGCCGAGGCGGAGAAGGTCCAGGCAACCGGAGGAGCGcgaggaagagaagaagaagtgcTGTTCCAAGTGTGTCTGCAAGCCCATTGATGCAGACACCATCGACATCTATGCCAGGGCCGTGTTTCCTTTCACTTTCGCCGTGGTGAACGTGATCTACTGGGTGGCGTACACCATGTGA
- the gabrd gene encoding gamma-aminobutyric acid receptor subunit delta isoform X1 — protein sequence MLLTLPEVLPDFPCGRVTGQPLKAAVFVFFRAMLSDVGDYVGTDIEISWLPNLDDLMKGYARNFRPGIGGPPVNVAMAIEVASIDHISEANMEYTMTVFLRQSWHDDRLSYNHTNKTLGLDSRFVDKLWLPDTFIVNAKSAWFHDVTVENKLIRLQPNGVILYSSRITSTVACDMDLTKYPMDEQECMLDLESYGYSSEDIVYHWSESQRHIHGLDKLELSQFTITDYRFDTEMMNFKSAGRFPRLSLRFQLRRNRGVYIIQSYMPSILLVAMSWVSFWISQSAVPARVSLGITTVLTMTTLMVSARSSLPRASAIKALDVYFWICYVFVFAALIEYAFAHYNADYRLKEKAKVKASKLSSESIVKNGKQAMVLFSLSVTGMNQGVVISSRHGRAQRSSSEIPGEGGTEETEPRRRRSRQPEEREEEKKKCCSKCVCKPIDADTIDIYARAVFPFTFAVVNVIYWVAYTM from the exons ATGCTACTAACTCTACCTGAAGTTCTGCCAGACTTTCCCTGTGGACGTGTGACTGGACAACCACTGaaggctgctgtgtttgttttctttagggccatgctgAGTGACGTTGGGGACTATGTAGGTACAGACATTGAAATATCCTGGTTACCTAATCTGGATGATTTAATGAAGGGCTATGCCAGAAATTTTCGCCCTGGGATAGGAG GTCCGCCCGTGAACGTGGCCATGGCTATAGAAGTAGCCAGCATTGACCACATCTCTGAAGCCAACATG GAATACACCATGACTGTGTTCCTGCGGCAGAGCTGGCACGATGACCGCCTGTCCTACAATCACACTAACAAGACTCTCGGACTGGACAGTCGGTTTGTGGACAAGCTGTGGCTGCCCGACACCTTCATCGTTAACGCCAAATCTGCTTGGTTTCACGATGTGACCGTAGAGAACAAGCTGATCCGGCTGCAGCCTAACGGAGTGATTCTATATAGCAGCCG AATCACCTCGACAGTGGCGTGTGACATGGACCTTACCAAGTATCCCATGGACGAACAGGAATGCATGCTGGATTTGGAAAGCT aTGGTTACTCCTCAGAGGATATTGTGTATCACTGGTCGGAGAGTCAGAGACACATTCACGGTTTGGACAAATTAGAGCTTTCCCAGTTCACCATCACGGACTACCGCTTTGACACTGAGATGATGAATTTCAAATCAG CGGGACGCTTTCCGAGGCTCAGTCTTCGCTTCCAGCTGAGACGTAATCGAGGCGTCTACATCATCCAGTCGTACATGCCTTCGATATTACTGGTTGCAATGTCCTGGGTGTCCTTCTGGATCAGCCAATCAGCAGTTCCAGCTCGTGTATCCTTAG GGATTACAACCGTTCTAACCATGACCACGCTGATGGTAAGCGCCCGCTCGTCCTTGCCCCGAGCGTCCGCCATCAAGGCGTTAGATGTCTACTTCTGGATCTGTTACGTGTTTGTGTTTGCGGCCCTCATCGAGTACGCCTTTGCTCACTACAACGCTGACTACCGACTCAAAGAGAAAGCCAAGGTCAAGGCCAGCAAGCTCAGCTCCGAG TCTATCGTAAAGAACGGCAAACAGGCAATGGTTCTGTTTTCCCTGTCAGTCACCGGCATGAATCAGGGCGTGGTCATTTCCAGCCGCCACGGTCGAGCCCAGCGTTCCAGCAGCGAAATTCCCGGGGAGGGTGGAACGGAGGAGACGGAGCCGAGGCGGAGAAGGTCCAGGCAACCGGAGGAGCGcgaggaagagaagaagaagtgcTGTTCCAAGTGTGTCTGCAAGCCCATTGATGCAGACACCATCGACATCTATGCCAGGGCCGTGTTTCCTTTCACTTTCGCCGTGGTGAACGTGATCTACTGGGTGGCGTACACCATGTGA